Proteins found in one Kangiella sediminilitoris genomic segment:
- a CDS encoding serine hydrolase domain-containing protein: MNPLNKLIYIFAVALCSCATTKPVQPTIKTSTGRDIKVAEFEQFVEQKMQQHDIPGLSIAIITDDELTYSKNFGVKNSLTKEPVAPDTLFEAASVSKPLFGFFVLQQAEKGVINLDQPIAEYYQDDEIDTQDPNHKLLTARMILNHSSGFVNWREKSEDNNKKDKLRFTFKPGTQYGYSGEAYQYLKRALAYQLSLSDIELDQYFRNENSSYFDTSDMAFTWKEEYAKRKAYSHRNGEPTDNSSQGPADWFGSAGSLHTDAKSYAQFLLYLMQHQNHSQEQNQNLAQQSLALQNDLPKVPNGNYRSLLFPYWEVDGEIRFAHSGNNGDTRAYCHFYQDKPFGIVMFSNTDKFFASQFAKQILGYLDEPYPYH, translated from the coding sequence ATGAATCCCTTAAACAAGTTGATTTATATTTTTGCTGTGGCGCTATGCTCCTGCGCCACAACTAAACCAGTGCAGCCAACCATCAAGACCAGTACCGGCAGAGACATTAAGGTCGCGGAGTTTGAACAGTTTGTTGAGCAGAAAATGCAGCAGCATGATATCCCGGGGCTGTCTATCGCTATCATTACTGACGACGAATTAACCTACAGCAAAAACTTTGGCGTAAAAAATAGTCTCACCAAAGAGCCTGTCGCGCCTGATACCTTATTCGAGGCTGCCTCGGTTTCTAAACCGCTATTCGGCTTTTTTGTTTTACAGCAGGCCGAGAAAGGCGTGATCAATCTCGACCAGCCTATTGCCGAATATTATCAGGACGATGAGATTGATACTCAGGATCCAAACCACAAACTGTTAACCGCACGGATGATCCTTAATCACAGTTCGGGCTTTGTGAACTGGCGTGAAAAATCAGAAGATAACAACAAAAAAGACAAGCTACGTTTTACCTTTAAACCGGGAACCCAATACGGTTATTCTGGCGAAGCCTATCAATACCTTAAGCGAGCCCTGGCCTATCAACTATCATTGTCGGATATTGAACTAGACCAATACTTTCGTAACGAAAACAGCAGCTACTTCGACACCAGCGACATGGCCTTCACCTGGAAAGAAGAATACGCAAAACGCAAAGCCTATTCGCACCGAAACGGTGAACCAACGGACAACAGCTCGCAAGGCCCAGCCGACTGGTTTGGCTCGGCAGGCAGTTTACACACCGACGCCAAGAGCTACGCACAATTCCTGCTCTATCTCATGCAGCACCAAAACCACAGCCAAGAACAAAACCAGAATCTTGCCCAACAATCTCTAGCACTGCAAAACGATTTACCCAAAGTACCGAACGGCAACTATCGAAGCCTGCTCTTCCCCTACTGGGAAGTCGACGGCGAAATCCGCTTTGCCCACTCCGGCAATAATGGCGACACTCGCGCCTACTGTCACTTCTACCAAGACAAACCCTTTGGCATCGTCATGTTCAGTAACACCGACAAGTTTTTTGCTTCGCAATTCGCTAAACAAATCCTGGGTTATCTTGACGAACCCTACCCTTACCACTAA
- a CDS encoding serine hydrolase domain-containing protein: MRIIYALLTSLLVSSCYVAAKQELQDTDNQSSRANNIEQNLTPIYSIKGKTPRKSIQDFMQRDKIPGLSMTFIDKGQIAWTRTYGYSNLENKTKVTKDTVFAAGSVSKPVSATAALALVDQGVLTLDSDVNQYLKGWTVPENEYTKNEKVTLRRLISHTAGFNRYFHSRYSPKEQMPTVEQMLSGEAPSKDQPAKLIYEPGYGYKYSNPGYLVLEELLTDVTQQSFVETLDELVLKPSGMSHSSFQQPIAAHLKDKKATGYSANQKPYPYRAYSFKALGGLWATSNDLGRWLITLLNDHHAGTNTLLSQKLTNQIFDQDGNRLSFALWAWKDDIVFRHTGHNPGFTSFVFGSVNNQQAIVVMTNSDNTQDLFDHIQRAVAEEYQWDYFRPEAYDVYQGETIDLLKISRQFEWNGNYMNFSDEEDGFYMQINNERFLLVPIAKNQFLSPDNSLKIIFDEDNLDQVTIWKANGDRTTANRM; encoded by the coding sequence ATGAGGATCATCTATGCGCTTTTGACGTCACTTTTGGTGTCGTCATGTTACGTTGCGGCAAAGCAGGAACTTCAAGATACAGACAATCAGTCTTCTCGCGCCAACAATATCGAACAAAACTTAACGCCGATTTATTCCATTAAAGGCAAAACGCCCCGCAAATCGATTCAGGATTTTATGCAGAGGGATAAGATTCCGGGCCTGAGCATGACCTTTATTGATAAAGGGCAAATCGCCTGGACCAGAACCTATGGCTACTCCAATCTTGAGAATAAAACCAAGGTTACCAAGGACACGGTTTTCGCTGCGGGCTCAGTCAGTAAGCCCGTCTCGGCCACTGCGGCGCTGGCTTTGGTCGATCAAGGCGTTCTAACTTTAGACAGCGACGTTAATCAGTACCTTAAAGGCTGGACAGTTCCCGAGAACGAATATACCAAGAATGAAAAAGTAACACTGCGCAGGCTCATCAGCCATACCGCGGGTTTTAATCGATACTTCCACTCACGCTATTCTCCTAAAGAGCAGATGCCGACGGTGGAACAAATGCTAAGCGGAGAAGCACCATCCAAGGATCAGCCAGCGAAACTTATCTATGAGCCTGGCTACGGTTATAAATATTCCAACCCCGGCTATTTAGTGCTGGAAGAATTGCTGACCGACGTAACGCAACAATCTTTCGTAGAGACGCTGGATGAGCTGGTTCTAAAACCTTCAGGCATGAGCCACAGTTCTTTTCAGCAACCTATCGCAGCTCATCTGAAAGACAAGAAAGCAACCGGGTATTCTGCAAACCAAAAACCGTACCCTTATCGAGCCTACTCTTTTAAAGCGCTTGGCGGACTCTGGGCGACATCGAATGATTTAGGCAGATGGCTTATCACCCTGTTAAATGATCATCACGCAGGAACCAACACGCTTTTATCGCAGAAGCTGACCAATCAAATTTTTGATCAGGATGGTAACAGACTCAGCTTCGCGCTATGGGCGTGGAAAGATGATATTGTATTCCGCCACACAGGCCATAACCCCGGCTTCACCTCCTTTGTCTTTGGCTCGGTCAATAACCAGCAGGCCATCGTAGTCATGACTAACAGCGATAACACACAGGACCTGTTTGATCATATTCAACGAGCCGTCGCCGAAGAGTACCAGTGGGACTACTTCAGACCTGAAGCTTATGACGTGTATCAGGGCGAAACCATTGACCTGCTAAAGATTTCGCGTCAGTTCGAATGGAATGGTAACTACATGAACTTCAGCGATGAAGAAGATGGCTTCTATATGCAAATCAATAACGAACGCTTCTTGCTGGTTCCTATCGCCAAGAATCAGTTCTTATCGCCAGACAATTCGTTAAAAATTATTTTTGATGAAGACAATTTAGATCAGGTCACAATCTGGAAAGCTAACGGCGATAGAACCACCGCGAACAGGATGTAG